Proteins from a single region of Aneurinibacillus sp. REN35:
- a CDS encoding basic amino acid ABC transporter substrate-binding protein yields the protein MQKQKQMKALLSAFMLVLLAVMVAACGGGDKGASKPASGQAEAGKEAASGGEKKVLKVGTDAAYPPFEKQGPDGKPVGFDMDIVKAIAEVNGWELQIEHAGWDPLFEDIDKGKRDIGISAITINDERKKKYDFSDPYFDAFQLIMVPESANVTKIEDIKDMRVGVQSGTTGAALAEKVLGKGNAKLKGFDDTPSAVEELYAQRVDAVVADNAVLNDFLKNSGKAGYKTVKDPNVVPEQYGLMVKKGNTQLVEEINKGLKTIKENGKYDEIFKQYFGEEKK from the coding sequence ATGCAAAAGCAAAAACAGATGAAAGCGCTTTTATCTGCGTTCATGCTAGTGCTGCTTGCCGTCATGGTCGCGGCATGCGGGGGCGGAGATAAGGGAGCAAGCAAGCCTGCAAGCGGGCAGGCGGAAGCGGGCAAGGAGGCGGCTTCCGGCGGCGAGAAGAAGGTTCTCAAGGTCGGTACAGATGCGGCATACCCGCCGTTTGAGAAGCAGGGACCGGATGGCAAGCCGGTGGGCTTTGATATGGATATCGTAAAGGCGATTGCAGAAGTGAATGGTTGGGAATTACAGATTGAGCATGCAGGTTGGGACCCGCTTTTTGAAGACATCGATAAAGGCAAGCGTGATATCGGAATCTCTGCCATTACGATCAATGATGAGCGCAAGAAGAAATATGATTTCTCTGATCCGTACTTTGATGCCTTCCAGTTGATTATGGTACCGGAGAGCGCCAATGTGACGAAGATTGAAGATATTAAGGATATGCGTGTTGGGGTACAGAGTGGTACGACAGGTGCGGCTCTTGCCGAGAAGGTCTTAGGCAAAGGCAATGCAAAACTTAAAGGCTTTGATGATACGCCATCCGCAGTAGAAGAGCTGTATGCCCAGCGTGTTGATGCGGTAGTAGCTGATAATGCGGTACTGAATGATTTCCTTAAGAATTCCGGCAAGGCAGGCTATAAGACGGTAAAAGATCCGAACGTTGTGCCTGAACAGTATGGCTTAATGGTGAAGAAAGGCAATACGCAGCTAGTAGAGGAAATCAATAAAGGGCTGAAGACAATTAAAGAAAACGGTAAGTATGATGAGATCTTCAAGCAATATTTTGGTGAAGAGAAGAAATAA
- a CDS encoding cold shock domain-containing protein has protein sequence MQGKVKWFNAEKGYGFIEREDGDDVFVHFSAIQSEGFKSLEEGQSVEFEIVEGARGPQAANVIKL, from the coding sequence ATGCAAGGTAAAGTAAAATGGTTTAATGCTGAAAAAGGTTATGGTTTCATCGAACGCGAAGATGGAGACGACGTATTCGTACACTTCTCTGCTATTCAATCCGAAGGTTTCAAATCGCTTGAAGAAGGACAAAGCGTTGAATTCGAAATCGTTGAAGGCGCTCGTGGACCTCAAGCAGCAAACGTTATTAAGTTGTAA
- a CDS encoding HD-GYP domain-containing protein — MTLVPTSYELIGRILHTDIYNEKGTLLLGAGKMLTAKDIDAMLINGVFEIAVKGAAEPSIPIDNIAPPLLQEIDQAWSYAPEMAVIYKETLSGIKSLLEEAQNGAQPNVQDIVARFSPLLTHALENRYVFHPLHTLKGKDEYTYRHSINTGLLSGLIARLLGLPDAVCMEVGVAGLFHDIGKLEISDDILNKPTELNEAEREHMHRHTQYGYALLRKIPNLPRSFADVALLHHERLDGSGYPFGLKHENIPLSVQIVSVADKFDALASDRVYKAKVSPFEAAAVLWSAQFAGRMNPAVVTPFVTYILESYVSSRVRLSNGEEGVIVRYSLQDPLRPLVRMDSGDFLELDRMREIIITEVL; from the coding sequence ATGACGCTTGTGCCTACATCTTATGAGCTCATTGGGCGCATCCTACATACAGACATATACAATGAAAAGGGAACGCTGCTGCTGGGCGCAGGCAAAATGCTCACTGCCAAAGACATTGATGCGATGCTCATCAACGGCGTATTTGAAATTGCGGTCAAAGGAGCAGCCGAGCCGTCAATACCAATCGATAACATCGCCCCGCCACTCCTGCAGGAAATCGATCAAGCATGGAGTTATGCGCCGGAAATGGCTGTGATCTATAAGGAAACGTTATCAGGTATCAAAAGCCTGCTTGAAGAAGCACAGAATGGAGCCCAACCTAACGTACAGGACATCGTAGCCCGCTTCTCCCCTCTTCTGACCCACGCCTTAGAGAACCGGTACGTTTTCCATCCGCTTCACACACTTAAAGGCAAAGATGAATATACGTACCGCCACAGCATCAACACCGGCCTTCTCTCAGGTCTCATCGCGCGCCTGCTCGGTTTGCCGGATGCGGTATGCATGGAAGTCGGTGTCGCCGGATTGTTCCATGATATCGGCAAACTGGAGATTTCCGATGATATTCTTAACAAGCCTACAGAATTAAATGAAGCGGAACGAGAACACATGCACCGTCATACACAATACGGATATGCCCTGCTGCGCAAAATCCCTAATCTTCCCCGATCCTTTGCTGATGTCGCCCTGCTTCATCACGAGCGGCTCGATGGATCTGGCTATCCGTTTGGACTGAAGCATGAGAATATTCCACTGTCGGTTCAGATCGTATCAGTAGCAGATAAGTTCGATGCACTTGCATCCGATCGTGTATATAAGGCGAAGGTGTCACCCTTCGAAGCGGCTGCTGTGCTATGGAGTGCTCAATTTGCCGGAAGGATGAATCCTGCTGTCGTCACACCGTTCGTGACATATATTCTAGAGTCATATGTGAGTTCGCGGGTGCGCTTATCGAACGGAGAGGAAGGCGTAATTGTGCGGTATAGTCTGCAAGATCCGTTGCGCCCGCTCGTGCGGATGGACAGTGGAGACTTTCTTGAATTGGATAGAATGAGGGAGATTATAATTACTGAAGTGCTCTAA
- a CDS encoding amino acid ABC transporter permease gives MFIRGVGYTILFTSVGVFVGTILGLIFGLGRLSKNPLVRWPSVAYITVFRGTPLFVQILLIHFAAIPELWALFIGGEPPSAVFSGFVALSLNAGAYIAEIFRAGIQSIDRGQMEAARSLGMDSGQAMRHVILPQAFKRMIPPLGNEFIALLKDSSLLAVIAAPELAYAGYATAKSTFARWESYLTMAVVYLILTLIISRFVAYLEKRFATD, from the coding sequence ATGTTTATCCGCGGTGTAGGATATACGATTCTTTTCACCTCTGTTGGGGTCTTTGTAGGAACGATTCTAGGATTGATTTTTGGGCTCGGACGTTTATCGAAAAATCCGTTGGTGCGCTGGCCGTCCGTAGCATACATAACTGTGTTTCGAGGCACACCGCTGTTTGTGCAGATTCTATTGATTCACTTTGCGGCCATTCCGGAGCTTTGGGCATTGTTTATAGGTGGTGAGCCGCCATCCGCTGTGTTTTCAGGTTTTGTGGCGCTTTCCCTGAATGCAGGGGCCTATATCGCGGAGATTTTCCGAGCAGGGATTCAATCCATTGATCGTGGTCAGATGGAAGCGGCGCGTTCGCTGGGGATGGACAGTGGACAAGCAATGCGCCATGTCATCCTGCCTCAGGCATTTAAGCGGATGATTCCGCCGCTCGGCAATGAATTCATCGCACTTCTCAAGGACTCGTCACTGCTTGCGGTTATTGCGGCACCGGAGCTTGCTTATGCAGGCTATGCGACAGCGAAATCAACCTTTGCCCGTTGGGAATCGTACCTCACGATGGCGGTGGTATATCTGATCCTTACCCTCATCATTTCGCGCTTTGTGGCGTATCTAGAGAAGCGATTTGCAACGGATTAG